From the Oryza glaberrima chromosome 5, OglaRS2, whole genome shotgun sequence genome, one window contains:
- the LOC127774908 gene encoding prolamin PPROL 14E-like: protein MKIIFIFALLAIAACCASAQFDVLGQSYRQYQLQSPLLLQQQVLSPYNEFVRQQYGIAASPLLQSAAFQLKNNQVWQQLRLVAQQSHYQDINIVQAIAQQLQLQQFDDLYFDRNLAQAQAQALLALNLPSRYGIYPRYYSAPSSITILGGVLY from the coding sequence ATGAAGATCATTTTCATCTTTGCTCTTCTTGCTATTGCTGCATGCTGCGCCTCTGCGCAGTTTGATGTTTTAGGTCAAAGTTATAGGCAATATCAGCTGCAGTCGCCTCTCCTGCTACAGCAACAGGTGCTTAGCCCATATAATGAGTTCGTAAGGCAGCAGTATGGCATAGCGGCAAGCCCCTTATTGCAATCAGCTGCGTTTCAACTGAAAAACAACCAAGTCTGGCAACAGCTCAGGCTGGTGGCGCAACAGTCTCACTATCAGGATATTAACATTGTTCAGGCCATAGCGCAGCAGCTACAACTCCAGCAGTTTGATGATCTCTACTTTGATCGGAATctggctcaagctcaagctcaagctctgTTGGCTTTGAACTTGCCATCTAGATATGGTATCTACCCTAGGTACTATAGTGCACCTAGTAGCATTACTATCCTTGGCGGTGTGTTGTACTGA